A genomic segment from Garra rufa chromosome 5, GarRuf1.0, whole genome shotgun sequence encodes:
- the usp39 gene encoding ubiquitin carboxyl-terminal hydrolase 39, with product MIAGVKREREVDEDEEEEVRVKVGRSHGVEDRRSRHCPYLDTINRSVLDFDFEKLCSISLSHINVYACLICGKYFQGRGQKSHAYIHSVQFTHHVFLNLHTLKFYCLPDNYEIIDSSLEDITYVLKPTFTKQHIAGLDKHGKLYRAYDGTTYLPGIVGLNNIKANDYANVVLQALSNAPPLRNYFLEEDNYRRIRRPPGDIMFLLVQRFGELMRKLWNPRNFKAHVSPHEMLQAVVLCSKKTFQITKQGDAVDFLSWFMNALHGALGGTKKKSSIVTKVFQGSMRIFSKKLPHPDLPPEEKEALLLKDEYQEEMSESTFLYLTLDLPTAPLYKDEKEQLIIPQVPLFNILAKFNGNNEKEYKTYKENFLKRFQLTKLPPYLIFCIKRFTKNNFFVEKNPTIVNFPITNVDLREYLTEEAQATEKITTYDLVANVVHDGKPTEGSYRIHVLHHGTGKWYELQDLQVIDILPQMITLSEAYIQIWKRQDNDDGAESHTGA from the exons ATGATCGCTGGCGTGAAACGGGAGAGGGAAGTTGATGAAGATGAAGAGGAAG AGGTGCGTGTGAAAGTCGGCCGCTCTCATGGTGTTGAAGACCGAAGAAGCCGCCACTGTCCATATCTGGACACGATCAACAG gaGTGTTTTGGATTTTGACTTTGAGAAGCTTTGTTcaatctctctctcacacattAACGTCTATGCCTGTCTGATCTGCGGGAAATATTTCCAAG GTCGAGGTCAGAAGTCTCATGCGTACATCCACAGCGTTCAGTTCACACACCATGTTTTCCTGAATCTCCACACGTTAAAGTTTTACTGCCTGCCAGACAATTATGAGATCATTGATTCCTCATTAGAGGACATTACG TATGTGCTGAAACCCACATTCACCAAACAGCACATCGCTGGTTTGGACAAGCATGGAAAGCTGTACAGAGCCTACGACGGCACAACCTATCTACCTGGAATTGTGGGTCTCAATAATATCAAGGCTAATGACTACGCTAACGTGGTTCTGCAG GCGCTGTCAAATGCGCCGCCTCTGCGAAACTACTTCCTGGAGGAGGACAACTATCGCAGAATCCGCCGGCCACCGGGTGACATTATGTTTCTGTTGGTGCAGCGCTTTGGGGAGCTCATGCGCAAGCTCTGGAACCCACGTAACTTCAAAGCCCATGTGTCGCCGCATGAAATGTTGCAGGCGGTGGTGTTATGCAGTAAAAAGACCTTTCAGATCACTAAACAAG GGGACGCTGTTGACTTTCTGTCCTGGTTTATGAATGCATTGCATGGTGCTCTTGGTGGGACAAAGAAGAAATCat CCATCGTCACCAAGGTGTTTCAGGGGTCCATGCGAATCTTCTCAAAGAAGCTTCCCCATCCAGATTTG CCTCCAGAAGAGAAGGAAGCGCTGCTGCTTAAGGACGAGTACCAGGAGGAGATGTCTGAGTCCACCTTCCTGTACCTGACGCTGGATCTGCCCACCGCACCCCTCTACAAAGACGAgaaggagcagctcatcattccTCAGGTTCCTCTCTTCAACATCCTAGCCAAGTTCAACGGAAACAATGAGAAG GAGTACAAAACATACAAAGAGAACTTTCTGAAAAGGTTCCAGCTTACCAAACTTCCTCCGTACCTCATCTTCTGCATCAAACGATTCACCAAAAACAACTTCTTTGTGGAAAAGAACCCAACTATCGTCAACTTTCCCATCAC GAATGTTGATTTGCGTGAATACCTGACAGAAGAGGCGCAGGCTACAGAGAAGATCACCACCTATGATCTGGTGGCCAATGTAGTTCATGATGGAAAACCCACCGAGGGATCCTACAGAATTCATGTTCTGCATCAT GGTACAGGAAAGTGGTACGAGCTTCAGGACCTGCAGGTGATTGACATCCTTCCACAGATGATCACGCTCTCAGAAGCCTACATACAG ATTTGGAAAAGACAGGATAACGACGATGGAGCAGAAAGCCATACAGGGGCGTAG